From a region of the Alnus glutinosa chromosome 1, dhAlnGlut1.1, whole genome shotgun sequence genome:
- the LOC133858942 gene encoding UDP-glycosyltransferase 74B1 has protein sequence MVEKECRGHVVVLPYPSQGHINPLLQFAKRLASKGVKATFATTHYTFKSICAANVGVEPISDGCDEGGFTQAGNEELYLKSFKANGSRTLSQLIQKFQDSKSPVTCVVYDSFLPWALDVAKQHAIYGASFFTNSATVCNIFCRIHHGLLSLPVKLEDVPLLIPGLPPLNFPDLPSFLRLPESYPAYLAMKLSQYSNLDMADWIFSNTFEELEGEEAKGISELWPAKLIGPMVPSAYLDGRIEDDKRYGASLWKPIGEECMKWLETKAPKSVVYVSFGSMVSLTAEQMDEIAGGLKESGLPFLWVVKESEHGRLPDGFVESAKEKGLIVRWCNQLELLAHPAICCFVSHCGWNSTLEGLSLGVPMVGVPQWADQLTDAKFVEGIWRVGLRAKEDEKGVVRKEELVMCLKQVTTEGEKSREIKKNANKWRELAKKALGEGGSSDKRINEFVEQLILRANESYDQKREAAAAAKDIPNGHH, from the exons ATGGTGGAGAAAGAGTGTAGAGGGCACGTTGTAGTGCTCCCATATCCAAGCCAAGGCCACATTAATCCTCTCCTCCAATTTGCAAAACGTTTAGCCTCGAAAGGGGTGAAGGCCACATTCGCTACAACCCATTATACTTTCAAGTCCATTTGTGCAGCAAACGTCGGCGTTGAGCCCATCTCCGACGGGTGTGATGAGGGCGGCTTTACGCAAGCGGGAAACGAGGAGTTATATCTAAAGTCATTCAAGGCGAATGGCTCAAGAACTCTGTCTCAACTCATCCAGAAATTCCAAGACTCCAAATCCCCCGTCACTTGTGTTGTGTACGATTCATTTCTGCCATGGGCTCTTGATGTTGCTAAACAACATGCCATATACGGGGCTTCTTTCTTTACCAACTCCGCCACAGTATGCAACATATTCTGCCGCATACACCATGGCCTCCTTTCTCTGCCAGTGAAGCTGGAAGACGTGCCGTTGTTGATTCCCGGCCTACCTCCGTTGAACTTCCCCGACCTCCCGAGTTTTCTCAGGTTGCCGGAAAGTTACCCGGCCTACCTGGCAATGAAATTGAGTCAGTATTCCAACCTGGACATGGCTGATTGGATATTTAGTAACACGTTCGAAGAATTAGAAGGGGAG GAGGCGAAAGGTATATCAGAGCTATGGCCGGCAAAGTTGATTGGTCCAATGGTCCCATCGGCTTACTTGGATGGCCGGATTGAGGATGACAAGAGATATGGAGCGAGTCTATGGAAGCCAATTGGCGAGGAGTGCATGAAATGGCTAGAAACGAAGGCACCTAAGTCAGTAGTGTACGTCTCCTTCGGAAGCATGGTCTCCTTGACAGCAGAACAGATGGATGAAATAGCAGGGGGCTTGAAGGAGAGCGGCTTACCTTTCCTGTGGGTGGTGAAAGAATCTGAACATGGTAGATTGCCTGATGGGTTCGTCGAGTCAGCAAAAGAAAAGGGTTTGATTGTGAGATGGTGCAACCAGCTAGAACTGCTGGCGCACCCAGCCATCTGCTGCTTTGTGAGCCATTGTGGGTGGAACTCAACGCTCGAAGGGCTTAGCCTTGGTGTGCCGATGGTGGGAGTGCCACAGTGGGCTGACCAGTTGACTGATGCCAAGTTTGTGGAGGGGATTTGGCGGGTGGGGCTAAGAGCCAAGGAGGATGAGAAGGGTGTTGTGAGAAAAGAAGAGCTTGTGATGTGTTTAAAGCAAGTAACGACGGAGGGAGAGAAGAGCCGGGAGATAAAGAAGAACGCTAATAAATGGAGGGAGTTGGCTAAAAAAGCCCTCGGTGAAGGAGGGAGCTCCGATAAGCGTATCAATGAATTTGTTGAGCAGTTGATATTACGTGCTaatgaatcatatgatcaaaAGAGGGAGGCGGCGGCGGCAGCAAAGGACATCCCAAACGGTCATCACTAG
- the LOC133867187 gene encoding uncharacterized protein LOC133867187 isoform X2, giving the protein MGSTSTVSLYSHPQVSLNKQRLQARFINGSGSCCRARSVRCTPATVSVSVSLGSTRKCVRFRGLVVRADSRAGGGSRRTTTGRRVYREAQGELAPTPVKQVASFVAPAGVFFAATFVLWKLVEKILIPKPRKSSSVENKSPSQGLQWSFAPGTNILPGLRAKIDRESKQKINEFAKELRTFRSVDLSVRNFGDEGLFFLSESLGYNQTVEEVSFAANGITAAGIKAFDGVLQSNIVLKTLDLSGNPIGDEGVKCLCDILVDNTSIQKLVLNSTDLGDEGAKAVAELLKKNSSLRVLELNNNMMEYSGFTGLAGALLENNTIRNLHLNGNYGGALGANALGKGLEGNKSIRELHLHGNSIGDEGVRALMSGLSSHKGKLTLLDISNNSISARGAFHVAEYVKKSKSLLWLNLYMNDIGDEGAEKIADALKQNRTITTIDLGGNNIHAKGVSDIAQVLKDNNVITTLELGYNPIGPDGAKALSEVLKFHGKINTLKLGWCQGAVCLARSLKVVNEALTSLDLGFNEIRDDGAFAIAQALKANEDVTVTSLNFANNFLTNFGKSALTDAKDHVYEMSEKEVNVFF; this is encoded by the exons ATGGGCTCCACTTCCACCGTCTCTCTCTACTCTCACCCGCAG GTCTCCCTCAACAAGCAGAGGCTACAAGCCCGTTTTATAAACGGTTCTGGCTCATGCTGTCGTGCGCGCAGCGTGCGATGCACACCCGCAACGGTTTCCGTTTCCGTTTCGCTTGGAAGCACAAGGAAATGCGTTAGGTTCAGAGGTTTGGTCGTTAGGGCCGATTCTAGGGCTGGCGGAGGTTCGAGGCGCACGACGACTGGTCGTAGAGTTTATAGGGAAGCTCAGGGCGAGTTGGCACCTACTCCGGTGAAGCAGGTTGCGTCGTTTGTCGCTCCGGCGGGTGTGTTTTTCGCGGCTACTTTCG TTTTGTGGAAATTGGTGGAGAAAATCCTTATTCCAAAGCCAAGGAAGTCTTCATCTGTTGAAAATAAGTCTCCATCACAAGGATTGCAATGGTCCTTTGCCCCAGGAACAAATATTTTACCCGGACTCAGAGCTAAGATTGATAGAGAATCCAAGCAGAAGATCAATGAATTTGCTAAAGAACTTAGGACATTCAGAAGTGTTGACTTGTCAG TGCGCAACTTTGGAGATGAagggcttttttttctttctgagaGTTTAGGATACAATCAG ACTGTTGAGGAAGTAAGTTTTGCTGCAAATGGAATAACTGCAGCTGGAATTAAAGCCTTTGATGGTGTTCTTCAATCAAACATCGTGTTAAAGACTCTTGATCTTTCTGGAAACCCTATTGGAGATGAAGGAGTTAAG TGCCTATGTGATATTTTGGTGGACAATACTAGTATTCAAAAGCTTGTGCTGAATAGTACTGACTTGGGTGATGAG GGTGCAAAGGCTGTTGCGGAGTTGTTGAAGAAAAATTCAAGCTTGCGCGTTCTTGAACTTAACAACAATATGATGGAGTATTCT GGATTCACTGGTCTTGCTGGAGCACTTCTCGAGAATAACACTATACGAAATCTACACCTCAA TGGCAACTATGGTGGTGCTCTAGGGGCTAATGCTTTGGGAAAAGGACTAGAGGGCAACAAGTCTATAAGG GAACTTCATTTGCATGGAAATTCTATTGGAGACGAAGGAGTACGAGCCTTGATGTCTGGTTTATCTTCGCATAAAG GAAAGCTTACACTTCTAGACATTAGCAACAACTCAATTAGCGCAAGAGGTGCCTTTCATGTTGCTGAATACGTAAAGAAGAGCAAGAGCCTGTTATGGTTGAATCTTTACATGAATGACATAGGTGATGAG GGAGCTGAAAAAATTGCAGATGCTTTGAAGCAAAACCGAACGATAACAACCATAGACCTG GGAGGAAATAACATCCATGCCAAGGGAGTCAGTGACATAGCTCAAGTTTTGAAGGATAATAATGTAATTACAACT TTGGAACTTGGTTATAATCCCATTGGACCAGATGGGGCAAAGGCTTTATCTGAAGTTCTCAAGTTCCATGGAAAGATAAACACCCTCAAGCTCGGTTGGTGCCAG GGTGCAGTTTGCCTAGCTCGCAGCTTGAAAGTGGTTAATGAAGCTTTAACTTCACTAGATTTAGGGTTCAATGAAATAAGG GATGATGGGGCTTTTGCCATTGCTCAAGCGCTAAAGGCTAATGAAGATGTGACAGTTACATCTCTGAACTTTGCCAATAACTTCCTGACAAATTTTGGAAAG AGTGCACTGACGGATGCAAAGGACCATGTTTATGAAATGAGTGAGAAGGAAGTCAATGTCTTTTTCTAG
- the LOC133867187 gene encoding uncharacterized protein LOC133867187 isoform X1, protein MGSTSTVSLYSHPQVSLNKQRLQARFINGSGSCCRARSVRCTPATVSVSVSLGSTRKCVRFRGLVVRADSRAGGGSRRTTTGRRVYREAQGELAPTPVKQVASFVAPAGVFFAATFVLWKLVEKILIPKPRKSSSVENKSPSQGLQWSFAPGTNILPGLRAKIDRESKQKINEFAKELRTFRSVDLSVRNFGDEGLFFLSESLGYNQTVEEVSFAANGITAAGIKAFDGVLQSNIVLKTLDLSGNPIGDEGVKCLCDILVDNTSIQKLVLNSTDLGDEGAKAVAELLKKNSSLRVLELNNNMMEYSGFTGLAGALLENNTIRNLHLNGNYGGALGANALGKGLEGNKSIRELHLHGNSIGDEGVRALMSGLSSHKGKLTLLDISNNSISARGAFHVAEYVKKSKSLLWLNLYMNDIGDEGAEKIADALKQNRTITTIDLGGNNIHAKGVSDIAQVLKDNNVITTLELGYNPIGPDGAKALSEVLKFHGKINTLKLGWCQIGAKGVEFIADTLKYNTTISVLDLRANGLKDEGAVCLARSLKVVNEALTSLDLGFNEIRDDGAFAIAQALKANEDVTVTSLNFANNFLTNFGKSALTDAKDHVYEMSEKEVNVFF, encoded by the exons ATGGGCTCCACTTCCACCGTCTCTCTCTACTCTCACCCGCAG GTCTCCCTCAACAAGCAGAGGCTACAAGCCCGTTTTATAAACGGTTCTGGCTCATGCTGTCGTGCGCGCAGCGTGCGATGCACACCCGCAACGGTTTCCGTTTCCGTTTCGCTTGGAAGCACAAGGAAATGCGTTAGGTTCAGAGGTTTGGTCGTTAGGGCCGATTCTAGGGCTGGCGGAGGTTCGAGGCGCACGACGACTGGTCGTAGAGTTTATAGGGAAGCTCAGGGCGAGTTGGCACCTACTCCGGTGAAGCAGGTTGCGTCGTTTGTCGCTCCGGCGGGTGTGTTTTTCGCGGCTACTTTCG TTTTGTGGAAATTGGTGGAGAAAATCCTTATTCCAAAGCCAAGGAAGTCTTCATCTGTTGAAAATAAGTCTCCATCACAAGGATTGCAATGGTCCTTTGCCCCAGGAACAAATATTTTACCCGGACTCAGAGCTAAGATTGATAGAGAATCCAAGCAGAAGATCAATGAATTTGCTAAAGAACTTAGGACATTCAGAAGTGTTGACTTGTCAG TGCGCAACTTTGGAGATGAagggcttttttttctttctgagaGTTTAGGATACAATCAG ACTGTTGAGGAAGTAAGTTTTGCTGCAAATGGAATAACTGCAGCTGGAATTAAAGCCTTTGATGGTGTTCTTCAATCAAACATCGTGTTAAAGACTCTTGATCTTTCTGGAAACCCTATTGGAGATGAAGGAGTTAAG TGCCTATGTGATATTTTGGTGGACAATACTAGTATTCAAAAGCTTGTGCTGAATAGTACTGACTTGGGTGATGAG GGTGCAAAGGCTGTTGCGGAGTTGTTGAAGAAAAATTCAAGCTTGCGCGTTCTTGAACTTAACAACAATATGATGGAGTATTCT GGATTCACTGGTCTTGCTGGAGCACTTCTCGAGAATAACACTATACGAAATCTACACCTCAA TGGCAACTATGGTGGTGCTCTAGGGGCTAATGCTTTGGGAAAAGGACTAGAGGGCAACAAGTCTATAAGG GAACTTCATTTGCATGGAAATTCTATTGGAGACGAAGGAGTACGAGCCTTGATGTCTGGTTTATCTTCGCATAAAG GAAAGCTTACACTTCTAGACATTAGCAACAACTCAATTAGCGCAAGAGGTGCCTTTCATGTTGCTGAATACGTAAAGAAGAGCAAGAGCCTGTTATGGTTGAATCTTTACATGAATGACATAGGTGATGAG GGAGCTGAAAAAATTGCAGATGCTTTGAAGCAAAACCGAACGATAACAACCATAGACCTG GGAGGAAATAACATCCATGCCAAGGGAGTCAGTGACATAGCTCAAGTTTTGAAGGATAATAATGTAATTACAACT TTGGAACTTGGTTATAATCCCATTGGACCAGATGGGGCAAAGGCTTTATCTGAAGTTCTCAAGTTCCATGGAAAGATAAACACCCTCAAGCTCGGTTGGTGCCAG ATAGGAGCAAAGGGTGTGGAGTTCATTGCAGATACTTTGAAATATAATACTACCATATCTGTATTGGACTTGCGGGCAAATGGACTTAAAGATGAA GGTGCAGTTTGCCTAGCTCGCAGCTTGAAAGTGGTTAATGAAGCTTTAACTTCACTAGATTTAGGGTTCAATGAAATAAGG GATGATGGGGCTTTTGCCATTGCTCAAGCGCTAAAGGCTAATGAAGATGTGACAGTTACATCTCTGAACTTTGCCAATAACTTCCTGACAAATTTTGGAAAG AGTGCACTGACGGATGCAAAGGACCATGTTTATGAAATGAGTGAGAAGGAAGTCAATGTCTTTTTCTAG